tagggattaatattataataaataaataaaatagataaataaccTTGTTACAGATGGCGAGTAGCGTGGAAGTCCCGAAGTTGAAACTGAATGACGGCAGGGAAATGCCCGCTATCGCTTTGGGAACATATTTAGGATTTGATGCGGTAAGTACCGGTTAGaacgatgggctcacgatctagaggtccgggttcgattccccatgtgaacattgtcaaaatcactttgtaagactgtcctttgtttggtaatttTGCAAATCATCATTCTTGAATCAccttgattttccgaaaaagtgccatatttccgtgcttcggagggcacgttaagtcgttggtccccgttgaaaggaagcctgtgcccagcactgggataCCTTGTTAGGctgacttatatttttttaagcagtcgtgtttttatttagattttttttaaaccacccaccaccacctatcacgttggtctaatagacaTCTTgttgaagtgtgggtacttagttcatcttgcgttggatgtaagtaagtacaatcaaagagaaaaagtaaattatttgtaaacagtggtgaaattatgaaccattagttgtcataattataaaaaatatgtttttgtaggtgtttttggtctattacagaaacgacatgtaaccaggaggtcttaagtgcaaccatttactttattaagtactttgcaagaaattgtttggacttttgcagcttatcgtacctcaGACTTTAATtgagatcttctatcgtgtgggttgtgaggtggagtaccaacctcatcaaccctggtgtcagggttactataaaagccgccaaaggcccctgacatggctcatgtaacgactacttacttacatcagtaagtagcaaccggggccaacggcttaacgtgccttccgaagcacggatcatcttactttttggacaaccaggtgatcagcctgtaatgtcctaaccaaactagggatcacaaagtgatttttgtgatctgtccccaccgggattcgaacacgggacctccggatcgtgagcacaacgctcaaccactggaccacagagttcTAATTGAGATAATAGTCGACATTAATATGTTTTCCATgttgttctgggagcaaataaaaaacatagaacacgttcagctgcctgtctccccgggcatgtcgtaaaaaccgacagaggtattgtgtcctctaacatgatggactaatgttatgggcgataggctgatcccttatcaccataaggtttatcatatccagcttacgacatcgtatcaacagtggctgcaagttgtctttgaatacctgtggctctgcccaccccattagggattacgggtgtgagtttatgtatgtatgtttaacactttcaaggacagaacgtctattgACGTTCCGATctcaaggtgtcatattacctattatgaaccatcaatgacccatgatctctgtccgtgaaagggtatGTAATAtcgggttgtttttttttaaattacagaaTGGTGTAGTTGAACCGACCAAAGACCTGCGCGATACTCTGTCTCGGTCTATCGACATCGGCTGGCGTCACTTCGACACCGCCTCCGTCTATAAGACAGAGAAGACTATAGGGGAAGCTATCAGTATGAAAATACAGGACGGAACTGTACAGAGGAGTGACGTGTTCGTTACTACTAAGGCAAGTATTacccccgattcctgcagataccaaagtcaaagtcaaagtatttattgcattaaTTACCATCTGTCTATCTAATTCCTTTTtttccaatcaatcaatcaataattctttattgcaaaaCGGCATATAAGTACAAAcctcaataataaaaatataaaaataaataaaataattaattattattatgtttgagatattgaaatgacaaacataataccacacacgccttccaaaagtccgggactccgtaggcccgagatatgaaaacgacatacaaataataattaattattttatttatttttatatttttgtgttattattcgcacgctgtatggttgagtgatggactttttttgatataagtaatatatatttaagatcttctgtaccactctagagcgaataaattttatttcatttcaaagggcataaacatacaaataaagcgatttcttctagACAATCATGATGTTGATATACttaatttccctcaatcagcgcttatctgtctgtgtctgtggtgtccggaagtaataaatatttctttctttctttctttcttatcgcCAACGACccacaagggtcgattaattctttcaaatatttttcctctcagacgacgccctgagcagaggttcgcgcccaactgggcaccctcaggcctgttgtcttaaacgttgtaccgggtgagagccttcagcgctccccatttgtccggccaagtagttaatgccatctgcggcaaatctacaataagtcacgtcaaaaaaccatCCATCTgaccatctatttttttttgtttttttttttcaatcaattaataatactttattccaAAACggcatatacttaagtaaaaagggcataaacatacaaataaagcGTTTTCTTATAGACAATCATGATGTTGtatacttaaccctttcacggacacagATCATGGATCAATGACACCTTGAGATCGGAACGTcaatagacgttctgtcctcGAAAGTGTTAATGAATATACTTCCACTCTTTCAGCTCTGGAACACTCACCACAAACGGGAGAAGGTGATGACAGCCATCAGGGAGTCTTTGGAAGCACTTGGGCTGAACTATATTGACTTATACTTGATGCATTGGCCCATCGGTTTGAACGTAAGTAGAccattcggaaggcacgttaattcaaattcaaaaatacctatattccgctttataaaatttaatttgtcaaactttGTAATTGTATATGTGGCTAGTATAAGATTTTTAACATCGCAACTTTAATTAAGATTATTATAAgctgtaaagtttgcaataaacgattacttacttaaataaataaaaaaattaggaggtaacatagctgagccgtggtagcccagttgctggaacgcttgcctctcactttgaggtcgcaggttcaaatccagcacaggcctaaaccaatgattgtcgaatttgttttcgcaattttattccttattctatgactgcgtcaaacagagtactgcggagtggaaggcaagagggaaaccgcactaccctaaaaaagtagcatgaagaatgctacaccgacaagagcgtggctcttgaattaatgatttgcccgaaggcattgacgaggcctaatatggagctcgcccagaaggtgcctgttcactctggccttgaaagcacccgggttatatgcattcggaaatacagaagacggcagagaattccactcactagcagtgcgcataatgaaagacgatgcgaagcgctttgtgcgaattgTTAGGATActaatagggatggaacccgtccgtacgtctggaagtccgaagacaAAAGGGGGATGGTTGAATGAGTGTAGATCGTGGGCACACTCCCCAaagtgcagtctgtagaatgccctatttttccctaaaaagtagcatggagaatactacaccgacaagagcgtacctttaaatcttcttcttatcgtgtgggttgtgaggtaaatacCAACTctttaaccctggtgtcagggttataattgagccgccaaaggcccctgacatgactcatgtaacgactacatacttacatcagtaagtagtaaccgggaccaaaggcttagcttttaaattagtgatgatgattctatGTCTGCACTGTTTAGATACAGATttcttttgtaaatgtttgtaagGAATTCCTAAATTGTATTTACCTACTTTTCTAGGAAGACTACACGCATTCAGATGTAGATTTCATGGAGACGTGGCGCGGTATGGAGGACGCCCAGAACCTGGGTCTGGTCAAGTCCATAGGAGTGTCCAACTTCAACAAGGAGCAGCTACAGAGGATCATCAGGGAAGGAACCGTGAAGCCGGCTGCTTTGCAGATTGAGGTGAACAGATAGTaattttatacctacctaaaaaaatacgtttatttatatgtatgtatttacgcTAAGTATTTCACTTATGgtcttaaaataattaacaatgttGAACCtcttaaataacaaataactagtagtataactatttttgtaagtaagtaccttaaaaataacaaattattactaagtaagtatgttttaaaaatagttacagttaacttatagctagGCCATCTTTTTCcaaagatgtttaaataaagatttactgaaTCTATTTCTATTGCACCTGGCGTATTTTGACCGGCAGCGTTTtggtgtttatgtacttataaagaacacttacttacaaaataaaggccaaataatttaaaaagcagagtggacaggcaccttctgggcgagctccatgttaagcctcgtcaatgccttcgggcaagtctggggccatgagcaaacccatcaaaggtgaaaaaaaaaaacaaacaattgaagtaaaatcaacggttttttgttaattaggaaTTTCTTCGAGGCGACGTCAGAGTGAATGAAATTAACCCCTTTTTTCTCCTGTCAGATACATCCACAGATCATACAGTCTGACCTGGTTGACTTCGCAAGGTCCGAGGACATCGTTGTAATGGGATACAGTCCTTTCGGCTCCCTGGTGATGAGATATGGCCAGCAGTTCcccggccccaaaatggatgaCCCCGACCTCACCAAGATGGCCCAGAAGTATGGAAAGACTACGCCTCAAATTGTGCTCAGGTGGTTGGTAAGTAacaacatgagctcacgacgaCGTACCTATATCCAAATGAGGTAGTCACGAGGCCAAGGAAAACAAAGGATGGCCAAAgctggtatgcgatatcgaggcagaccagcccggtggtcggatgacattgtgaggtatgccggaaagcaatggatgagattgcacaggaccggaaaggatggcgtgaaagagagaagGCCTGTACGTAGGAATGGGTGGATACAGgatgagtagatagatagatagttacgaggtacatccatcgcaagatgaactaagtacccacacctcaccgagctttctcttggaccaacgcgataggtgagccgtatcgccgtctgtaatggtcgagccaactgtgttagtgaaaactgcgcttcagataaattaataaattctatCGTGTGATTCTAGGTCAGGGTGACTATTGAGTCGcaaaaagcccctgacatggctcatgtaacgactacttacttacatcagtaacgtgccttcagaagcacggatcattttactttcggacaatcaggtgatcagcgtgtaatgtcctaaccaaactagggaccacaaagtattttttgtgatatgtccccaccgggaatcgaacccaggacctccgggtcgtgagcccaacgctcaaacactggcccacggaggtcgttaaaattaataaataagtgagTAGATCATACAAGAGGGATTTTTGTggttatgtccccaccaggatttgaacccagaTTAAACATTTATACTTAAGGACGTGGGCCGTCGAAGGACGTGGGCCGTCGCCTTAGAGAGCAGGgctttgacccccgctccgggtcttacttggctcagaggttgtccgtggcaatccagcgcggtaacgctgctagtgtcatgggcacttttgggccgggtttgacacggagtgggttctaggttaagtaattttaagttgaattatttgactttttgtataaatattaattaagaataaatttatacttaattatatatttcagGTGGATAGAAACATTGTGCCAGTCCCTAAAACAACCAAAGTGAACCGCTTGGAAGAAAACATCAACATCTTCGATTTTAAATTGGAAAAAGAAGAAATTGATAAGATTAACTCTTTTGACAGCCACACAAGATACACTTTCCCATCATTCTGGCAAAATCATCCTCATTACCCCTTCGAGCAAGTCGATAATCCAATTGCTGACCCCTTCAAAAAACCTGTTGAAATACTATAAAATgtcgatgtaaaattttggTACCTACTTCATCACCATCACTAaaagccacgttcttgtcggtgtagcattattctccatgctactttttgagggaaaatagggcagtggtttcccacttgccttccgccccgcagtactctgtcagatgcgagtgggatggcgaccaaagtagtctatttcaaagccgtactaggactcctgtcttccgcccATGAATAGtaagtactgacagttactgctgccctctgtcaggttccaggttacagtccctgtgacttgccccttccgtcctgcattgccgtaccgatgactcccatctccgcctttgcaaccgttgaggtcttgaggaaaaccaaacaaaaaaaaatacagttataTCTCTgtctttattatatattttttttttctattctcatTTAGTATTTTAAGGCTATATTTAACGAGGCCTAAAACTAATAAGAATTCGGGTGCGAAatagagtaggtacctaccattattataagaaataaaataaggaatttGTGTATCTTGTACTAGTTTAAGGCACAAAATCATGTTTTTATaagacaaatataattaaataaaaaataaaacttcaatAGTGTTGCACAACTGTCGATACTCAAAATATCGATACAATTGTTCATTTACAagtagacattttttttatcgatAGGCCCGACTATTGCTGTAAAACTACATGTCGATATTGTCGATATTTATCGTTAGTTTCATTTCCGATTTTTTAAGACAGCCTTTGGCTAGCAATAAAAATCCGCCATTTTGCTTTATTTTCAACAAGTATTCCCTCCCAACTTAATGTAAGTATGTCCTATTAATGAAGACtgttaagtaattataatattagttaattgatattaaataattagtattaatTGTTTGCTgattgtattaataataatttgaaggaaataaaacacatttttataacaatacCTCTATAATTATGGcacttcatattaaaaaaaactttaccttacaatccaattttcaaaagcTTTGAAAGGAGATGAGTAAAAGCATCGAGTTTTTAAATGACAGAACTTTTCTGGGGTGTTTTTCTCTGTTAAATGGTgtaaaatccaaaaaaaaagtaacagtCAATCTGTATCAATCTTACACAATTTATAGTTTCAACATGATTTATTGCTTTACAAAAACAGGAGGACTGTTTATGATTATAATACTACCCGCAAAAGGTCATTTGTTAAAGGAACATTCTACAATTTAACCCACTTTTTCCCAATTTttgtcaatttttattttatgacgcATTGATGATGCTTGTTACAATCACCATGCGAGAAAAACACCTTACAATTAGTCAAGAAATGTAATAACAAATGTTATTAGATCAAGAAGGAgaagaataataattttgtattcaatTACACAGTTAAAATCAGCTAATTTCTAAATACATAGGCAATTTTTACTTCTTCAGAaggtacatattttaaataagacaaTTTGAGAACGTTTCgaaggaatttaaaaaaataaattcaaatattacTTCTCATTCAACAGACAATAACGAACATACTACTTATTAAGGCGAGTTTCTCTTCATCGTTTCTGTTAACAACAAAACTAATAAATCAGAAGGTCTATTCTGTAATGTTTGACAGCTTCGGTTGATAACTGAGATCtgtcaaaaattttttttaagtaagtatcaaAGATAAACTTGCAGAAAGGCAAGTTCATCCGTGATGACATTCATTTAACTTAAATTTTTGTCAGATAACAGTGGTCTACGCTGAAAACTTTACAATATAGGCCTGCAGACCTTAAAAAtagtctgtttttatttaaacctCTTCATTTTTTGTGGAACATCGTGTGAACATGAGAAAGGTCTGATAATTTCACCATATGTGGTTTTGTTTCACGAAGCTAGCGACTATCGTTATTTTTTCATAGGTGTCAGTTCTAGCCGACcgaacataattttaattcaatttgacagttctaaaactagcgCTATCTCTTCCTTACATTACCTACCTACACCCCATTAAAAATAGCTTGATTAGAATAACAGCAAAACAAAAAGATGTTATAGGTACTGCCTAGTGCGAAACTATTTTTAACGAGGTATAAGCGATGGATGGTACTATTTTTAGAGCTGCAAaaccaaaatataataattttttgTCGCCAGTAGATAATTCACAACGACTCGCGCGAAGCGAATATGCACTCTGTATTGTGTCTATCATAGAATCAGAGTTCTAATTAATCTAATTTTTCAACTGCCGCGAACTAGAAATCGCGTGGAGTAGAAATTAGAACTGTAATTCTACAAAAATTAAGGGCGCATTCAATCGATTCGCGGCGCTCTATGTAAATTGTTCTTAAGAGCGTCAAGACACATTATATCTTTTCAAGTTATCGGACCCTTGAGTCCATCCATCCTTGACCATCGATAGGCGTTCGTGTCATACTTAAACAAACAAACGCATTTCGATAGTCGAATCAGCCGGGTACCCGATGAAAAAATCTAACATGTATTGTCGTTCTAAGTCACTAATATAAATGGCCTAATAACcactgacatactataaacaaatagtgACGTCATTATGCCGATTTCAACTAAATTCGACTTGAAACGCCGTCGcttagtgacaagatgcgcGGACACTTTTCTACAGAGattggtagtctatttgtttatataagaGGTTGCTAGTAACAAACTAGACTTTGACATTCACAGCTTAcaaataatattgctattttcgAAAATAATCTATTGATCATTTTATTGGTCATCgactaaatgtcaaaatctGTCGCAACACTTTTACCATTTTATGAGTATTCGTTATGTCTAGCCTACGGTAACTTAAATATTGTAAATAGCCAAAATAGTCGCTAGGTTCAAAGTGCTTACCTACTCTTATTCTTGTTTGACATTCTAAAAATCATTCTAGCACTGTAGCATTCGCCATTGGCGTGGAAAAAGTAGCAATACTAGATAGTTTTATCGATTTTATCAGCAGACATATCCATAGTTTGGCTTTTTAGGtgaaaattatcgatagttgaaTTACACGCGTATGCTAGTACTAGTGTTGTGAAACTATCGATAATAccttcaaaaaacaaaataaacaaatcgaTACGCCTATCGATaaatttttgaattaattatCGGTTTTTTTATGTCAACCAAGAACACGAGCTCAGAGGAGTGTCGACGCGGCCAATCTCACCAAGCATTTAGCTTGTGTTAGTAAAAAAACTggtgcaaagttaaaaatacaaacaatactATGGATAAACCTTATCGTTTCAACGGTATTATCCATCTTAATATGTCGCCAAAGAACAGGTTTTTAATAtagtaggtttttttttcaagGGCATCATTGTCTTGTCTGTCGCCATTTTTATGTTAAAAACTTTTCCTTGGCGCATAGTACATGCTGTTATTTAGTATTACATACGTTAGTCTTTACAGAAGCAATTTTGAAGTGGTCTTCACAATAACGAGTACTAAATTAACACTGAAATTATGTCGCaaaataacttgaaataaatattttcttaattctTTTTGAGATAATTCAAAAgccgttttcttttaaataaaacgaaCATTAAAATATCCGCAGATGTGTAAACCACTTAACATAAGTGTCAAGATATGTTAAAAATCTAATTGACTATAAATACGATATTACCTACGCTAATCCTCGTAAACTTACATACTGTagtttacttaaaatattatgcaTTGCTTGGTCTTGCATATTATTgagatttgaaagaaagaaagaaacattttattattaatttatttgtgacAAGAAATCTGCATcgtaattttaacaaaaaaaaaacaatattttcgcTGCCAAAAGGCATATTTTATCAtatcttttacattttttttggttacGAAATAGctaaataaaaaagtaggtaatcAAAAACCAAGCAATGTAATTTAAGTAACGTATGCAAATCATTACGAGAATTAACCAGTAAGTTGGAATAGCTAATGTTTTTACTATAGTTAATATGCGTGATATGCAATGTAGAAACGTGgaggaagaatattttaaatagtttttaatcTGTGTtgaaatatagttttttattcacCTTTTAATCAATTGCAAAAGTCGAACTGTAGCGGCCATTTTgtcattttaaaaaagaaaataatcgaCCAATCACAACCGTTGTTTTATCACGTGATCACTCGTTTTGGCCAGTATCATGAAATTCGATGATGGCGCtcggaaaacaaaaaatatatttcaacacTACAATGTATCCTTAAAAGTAGTAATAATTTTAGTATTAAATTCAAGCAATAAGGATTACTTAGGACTTAAGTATCTAAATAAGATAGGTTCAAGTTAGCTGTAACGTAAGTATATTAATGTGTACgtagtttaataataattcattatttctatgtatttacttttttaGTCTTGTCTTTTTAtggttgtttattataaaaataacacactTCAGTCCGCGTAGCATCCTGTCCGTATATCGCACGCAACGCGACAAAGGAGCCAATAAAATTGAGTTATGTTTTACGTAGCCAATTGAGTTGGCTCGTTCACGGCGTCGCTCGACAAATCCGAGCAGCACGTTACGGATACtgtcatttataaaacaaatattaaagccATACGACCATGTAGTCAAAAATAGAGTTGTCTGACAGTTTATTAGATAGTCGATATTTAAAAGTTACAATATCGACAGCGACTATTTCCAACTCTTTTTGACTATCGAATAGAGACTGGGACACGACAAGTGATGACAATAATTCACGAAAACTTTATAAGTACATTGAACAAAGCTTTTCGgtgattttatttaacaatataaCAAAACTGTCTTTCGTAATAGTAACAGCTAACTCAAACAAACCCAAGAAAAGATCTATGAAGTAGTAATGTTGCCATTGTCATTTCGCATGATTATTTCAGACACAAAtaggaaattatttaaaataataattgcattttttttattttattagacgtgactaattgtaggtttgccttcactacttggccggaaaggaAACCGTTATTAATACTTATCAAGACATTTTTCTTAGTTATGGTTTGACTTTTTCGATACCTactcatattatttttatttgtaattaaatagAAACCATAACAACATTGCAAAACAAATATGGCTGCAACGATCTTTAAAAACAAGACTAACTGTCTATTTGGGCGATATCTGTCAACCCTTAGGTTGTAAATTCAATGACCATCTCTGTTAAAGAAATGaatatttctaattattttttcaaagatCGACCTGAGTGGATTAAGATTGAACTCCCAGAGACCCCTGACAtaattcatgtaacgactacatacttaagcaTATAGGTCGAGTTATTAACGTGAAGTAtggatcatcgtactttcggaTAATTGGGTGACCAatcaatgtcctaaccaaactaggtaaaattaaacaaaaatttcAAAACATTACCACTTCACAGTCTTTTTGGGTGAAAAGACCCCTTTTCCTTATTATTCGCAGCATTCCAAGGTGTCAAATGGCCGATGAGAAGCCTACAGTGCATCAACATGCCAAAACCTTGCACCATGAGATTACTAaccttaataattaattataatttgataaaaaatagtCAATGATCGTTACACATGCAACGGGATCGCCGGCggccattttctttttaaaaaagaagatatttttctatcgttacttaataaataaatacctaaaatgaGATGGATTGGGGCTCGTCGATATAGTATCGATTTTTTGGGCAGCACTGGTTTTAAAAGGTAACTGATATTAGACCATGtacacggtcacgagcattaatatgtatacactttggtgccatgtcacattaacttttttgacaaattgaactgtaagtctcactaattatcaaatatgttagtgcaacagagtcctaaagtgggtacattatattgctcatgactgtaccagagTAAGACGTGTAAAACAAAAATctcgttattataaatatatgaaGAGACTGTAATAGTAGTCTTTCTCCAACAAAGCGACGACGACTTTTCTTACGTGACGCGtatgtatacaaggtgttagtgacattgtaacgaatactgacggggatgattcagctcattattctgagttaacaagtggaattttcagccGAAATAATCatgaaaatgtaagtattttgtttaattacttccagatccatacttttacgacggaaaactccaccagatatcaattcagaatcatgatctgaatcatacctcaaagttttcgttacgatgtcactaacaccctgaatactCTATTTTATCTGGTAATATTCGGGTCGCGAGCAAAAGCagcactttatattttattgcttgTGTTTAAACTAAAGAAAAAGTGACTACTATATGACTACTTCGTtggaataaataagttatttcgGATatcacattttgtaaaaaatattttgtgagcTGGATGGATTTGAGTggtcaaaaatattttctttataaaaggAGTATGGCCGCCTATCATTGTCCAAATTAATCTCAACATACGTGATTTCTACAAGTTTCTAAGATTATCAGTAAATAACAAGTATATAGGAAGATTTGAAACTGATATAGTAGGGTTTTCTATacctaatattaataatataattctttacatacaatttatttttatttttaatctggcTAAGCTTTGCACTCATTggttaattatatattattataatataccttATTCAATATGGCGATATAAGAAAAACCGTACGCCTAtctctaaaatattataaaaaataaaaataataattttaattaaatcccTATACAATTTTATTGCTGATGACTACCTAATGTTGTCTTCGTGTTTGAATAATATTTCTATGCGTCTATAACTGGCCAGCACacgaaattttgttttaaaatggcGCCGCGAGGAGCACTCTTTTTGCGCAGCTGTCGAACTGACGACTAATATCACTTTGTTTCAACATTTTGCAGCGTCAGTTTTGTGAGcgtaaatatgaaataaaaatatcgatCTGCGAATAAGCACATTTTTCCCTGCTTTGCAATCTTTGAGTGCAATTATTTTTACTgttttaatttaacattttaacgGAAATGGTACATAAAATCTTTGTGATTTATTGcatattttaatctataaaacagttttctatttaagtaatgtaatgtaagtaaTGGACCTGAAATGTAGCAAAATTCATTAATGTTGGACAACAATATTATCGATATAATATTGTTGTCCAACATTAATGAATTTTGCTACATTTCAGGTCCATTAGATCGATAACATCGATAGTGAGCTATCGATAATTTGGCATCTCTAATTTAGAGACAAAGTTAATGATCTACTACATCACGTGCCtattcaaaattaataaaaaaactgcaATAAAGCCGTTTCCCATTataatgaagaaaaaataaaccgaaacaatatttgtatttgcATTAAACACTACATCGATATTTTTTTCTCATACAAAGATCgatatttctttttcaatttctattcattataattCGTGTCCAgccattattaaattaaaaactaaaaaatacttattatatctTCTGTTCGCACacctaacaataaaataacgaTTATAACTTTTATACAATAACGATTAATATTACTTG
The Pectinophora gossypiella chromosome 26, ilPecGoss1.1, whole genome shotgun sequence DNA segment above includes these coding regions:
- the LOC126378477 gene encoding aldo-keto reductase AKR2E4-like isoform X1; translation: MASSVEVPKLKLNDGREMPAIALGTYLGFDANGVVEPTKDLRDTLSRSIDIGWRHFDTASVYKTEKTIGEAISMKIQDGTVQRSDVFVTTKLWNTHHKREKVMTAIRESLEALGLNYIDLYLMHWPIGLNEDYTHSDVDFMETWRGMEDAQNLGLVKSIGVSNFNKEQLQRIIREGTVKPAALQIEIHPQIIQSDLVDFARSEDIVVMGYSPFGSLVMRYGQQFPGPKMDDPDLTKMAQKYGKTTPQIVLRWLVDRNIVPVPKTTKVNRLEENINIFDFKLEKEEIDKINSFDSHTRYTFPSFWQNHPHYPFEQVDNPIADPFKKPVEIL